From one Lolium rigidum isolate FL_2022 chromosome 4, APGP_CSIRO_Lrig_0.1, whole genome shotgun sequence genomic stretch:
- the LOC124646504 gene encoding actin-depolymerizing factor 10 isoform X1: protein MALAAAAWPCLGGGSPAWIDVPERSKSAFLELKRRKVHRYVIFKIDDRSEEVVVEKTGAPGESYDDFTASLPADDCRYAVYDLDFVSDDNCRKSKIFFISWSPDDSRIRSKTIYAVSRNQFRHELDGVHFEIQATDPDDMDLDVLRGRANRT from the exons atggcgctggcggcggcggcgtggccgtgcctg GGCGGGGGCTCGCCGGCGTGGATTGACGTGCCGGAGCGGAGCAAGAGCGCGTTCTTGGAGCTCAAGAGGAGGAAGGTGCACCGGTACGTGATATTCAAGATCGACGACAGGAGCGAGGAGGTCGTCGTCGAGAAGACAGGCGCCCCCGGGGAGAGCTACGACGACTTCACGGCCTCGCTCCCCGCCGACGACTGCCGCTACGCCGTATACGACCTGGATTTCGTCAGCGACGACAACTGCCGCAAGAGCAAGATCTTCTTCATCTCCTG GTCTCCTGATGATTCCCGCATCCGTTCGAAGACCATATATGCTGTGTCCAGGAACCAATTCCGCCACGAGCTCGACGGGGTGCACTTTGAGATCCAGGCAACCGACCCTGACGACATGGACTTGGATGTTCTCCGGGGCCGTGCTAATAGAACCTGA
- the LOC124646504 gene encoding actin-depolymerizing factor 10 isoform X2, translating to MEFLGFTLMVGGGSPAWIDVPERSKSAFLELKRRKVHRYVIFKIDDRSEEVVVEKTGAPGESYDDFTASLPADDCRYAVYDLDFVSDDNCRKSKIFFISWSPDDSRIRSKTIYAVSRNQFRHELDGVHFEIQATDPDDMDLDVLRGRANRT from the exons ATGGAGTTTCTTGGGTTCACGCTTATGGTT GGCGGGGGCTCGCCGGCGTGGATTGACGTGCCGGAGCGGAGCAAGAGCGCGTTCTTGGAGCTCAAGAGGAGGAAGGTGCACCGGTACGTGATATTCAAGATCGACGACAGGAGCGAGGAGGTCGTCGTCGAGAAGACAGGCGCCCCCGGGGAGAGCTACGACGACTTCACGGCCTCGCTCCCCGCCGACGACTGCCGCTACGCCGTATACGACCTGGATTTCGTCAGCGACGACAACTGCCGCAAGAGCAAGATCTTCTTCATCTCCTG GTCTCCTGATGATTCCCGCATCCGTTCGAAGACCATATATGCTGTGTCCAGGAACCAATTCCGCCACGAGCTCGACGGGGTGCACTTTGAGATCCAGGCAACCGACCCTGACGACATGGACTTGGATGTTCTCCGGGGCCGTGCTAATAGAACCTGA
- the LOC124646504 gene encoding actin-depolymerizing factor 10 isoform X4, whose translation MEFLGFTLMGGGSPAWIDVPERSKSAFLELKRRKVHRYVIFKIDDRSEEVVVEKTGAPGESYDDFTASLPADDCRYAVYDLDFVSDDNCRKSKIFFISWSPDDSRIRSKTIYAVSRNQFRHELDGVHFEIQATDPDDMDLDVLRGRANRT comes from the exons ATGGAGTTTCTTGGGTTCACGCTTATG GGCGGGGGCTCGCCGGCGTGGATTGACGTGCCGGAGCGGAGCAAGAGCGCGTTCTTGGAGCTCAAGAGGAGGAAGGTGCACCGGTACGTGATATTCAAGATCGACGACAGGAGCGAGGAGGTCGTCGTCGAGAAGACAGGCGCCCCCGGGGAGAGCTACGACGACTTCACGGCCTCGCTCCCCGCCGACGACTGCCGCTACGCCGTATACGACCTGGATTTCGTCAGCGACGACAACTGCCGCAAGAGCAAGATCTTCTTCATCTCCTG GTCTCCTGATGATTCCCGCATCCGTTCGAAGACCATATATGCTGTGTCCAGGAACCAATTCCGCCACGAGCTCGACGGGGTGCACTTTGAGATCCAGGCAACCGACCCTGACGACATGGACTTGGATGTTCTCCGGGGCCGTGCTAATAGAACCTGA
- the LOC124646504 gene encoding actin-depolymerizing factor 10 isoform X3, whose translation MALAAAAWPWGGGSPAWIDVPERSKSAFLELKRRKVHRYVIFKIDDRSEEVVVEKTGAPGESYDDFTASLPADDCRYAVYDLDFVSDDNCRKSKIFFISWSPDDSRIRSKTIYAVSRNQFRHELDGVHFEIQATDPDDMDLDVLRGRANRT comes from the exons atggcgctggcggcggcggcgtggccgtg GGGCGGGGGCTCGCCGGCGTGGATTGACGTGCCGGAGCGGAGCAAGAGCGCGTTCTTGGAGCTCAAGAGGAGGAAGGTGCACCGGTACGTGATATTCAAGATCGACGACAGGAGCGAGGAGGTCGTCGTCGAGAAGACAGGCGCCCCCGGGGAGAGCTACGACGACTTCACGGCCTCGCTCCCCGCCGACGACTGCCGCTACGCCGTATACGACCTGGATTTCGTCAGCGACGACAACTGCCGCAAGAGCAAGATCTTCTTCATCTCCTG GTCTCCTGATGATTCCCGCATCCGTTCGAAGACCATATATGCTGTGTCCAGGAACCAATTCCGCCACGAGCTCGACGGGGTGCACTTTGAGATCCAGGCAACCGACCCTGACGACATGGACTTGGATGTTCTCCGGGGCCGTGCTAATAGAACCTGA